The region TAATCCGTGTCACCCTGCCCAGATAGACATCACCGGCATTGAGCTTTCGCGTTAGACCCTCAATGGCAGCCCGTGCTTGCTTCGCATTGGTTTCATTGGGGGCAGTAATGGTGACGAGCCCTTCTTCGCTGATGTCCACCTTGACGTTGTATTGCTCAGAGATACCGCGCACCGTTTTGCCCCCTGGACCAATAACCAGCCCAATCATATCCGGAGGAATCTGCAACGTCAGCAGCCGTGGCGCACTGGGGGGCAGTTGGGGACGGGGTTTATCGAGCACTGCCAGCATTTTCTCAAGGATATGCAGCCGCGCCGGCCGCGCCTGTTCAATCGCCTGCTGAATCACGGCAACGGGCAAGCCGGTAATTTTCATATCCATTTGCAGGGCAGTGATGCCGCTATCGGTGCCGGCAACTTTGAAGTCCATGTCACCAAGGAAGTCTTCAATTCCCTGAATGTCGGTGAGGATGCGCACCTCGTTGCCCTCCTTGATCAATCCCATAGCTGCACCACTGACAGGCTTGCGGATGGGTACCCCGGCATCCATCAGCGAGAGGGTGGACCCACAAACGGATCCCATGGAGGTCGAGCCATCGGAAGAGAGCACCTCCGACACCACTCGGATCACGTAGGGAAACTCCTCCTTGGGGGGAAGGACGGGTTCAAGGGCACGCTCAGCAAGGGCACCATGGCCAATTTCTCGCCGCCCCGGCGATCGCAGGGGTTTGACTTCACCGACGGAGTAGGGGGGAAAGTTGTAGTGGTGCAGATAACGTTTGCTGTCCTCGGGATGCAAATCATCCAGGGCTTGGGCATCGGCAGGAGAACCGAGGGTGGTCACGGACATCACCTGCGTCAAGCCACGATTAAAGAGGGCACTGCCATGAACCCGCTCTGGGAGAACCCCCACCTCACACCAAATGGGACGCACTTCATCGAGACGGCGGCCATCCACTCGCACCCCTTCTTCAATAATTTGCTGCCGCATGAGTTTTTTCGTGACGGCCTTAAAGAGGGTGGGTAGGGCTTTGGGGTTTTCCGCCGCCGCCACAGCCACTGGGTCATCCTCGGGCAAGGCAGCAATTTCTTGGGCGATCGCCCCTTGCACCTCATCGAGGGCTGCATCGCGGACATTTTTGTCCTTTTCAAAGCGTTTGAGAATGGCTTTGACCGGTTCAGCGGCGCGATCGTAGATAAAGTTTTCTAAGGTGGGGTCGATCGCCGGTGGCTCAGCGCGGACAATGTCAATGCCCAATTCCTTGAGGAGATCCCGCTGCGCTTGAATCAGGTCTCGGATCACCTCATAGGCAAAGTCAATGGCCTCAATCATGTCGGCTTCTGGCAGTTCATTGGCACCAGCCTCCACCATCACCACCCCATCGGGAGAGCCGGCGACGACCAGATCCAAGCCACCGCGCTCAATTTCTTTGTAGGTGGGGTTGATAACAAACTCATCCCCCACAAGGCCCACCCGCACCGCGGCCATCGGGCCATTAAAGGGAATTTGTGCCAACAGAACAGCGATCGAGGCTCCCGTTACCGCCAACACATCGGGGGGAGCATTTTCATCCAGCGAAACCGTCGTTGCCACCACTTGGAGATCATCGCGCAACCATTGGGGAAAGAGAGGGCGCAGCGGCCGGTCAATCAGACGACCAATGAGAATGGCTTTTTCGGGGGGGCGACCCTCACGCCGTAAAAAACCGCCGGGAATCCGGCCAGCCGCATAGAGGCGCTCTTCGTAATCAACAACAAGGGGCAAAAAATCAATGCCTTCGCGCGCAGCAGCACGATTGGCTGTTACCAGTACAGCCGTTTCTCCCGAACTAATGAGAATGGAACCGGCAGCTTGGGGGGCAAATTTTTGCAATACTACCTTAATATCCCGTCCATCTAGGGGGATAATCTTTTCTAGACCCTTCATTGGCGTTCTATTGTGTCCTTACTTCCTATTTCTTTCTCTCTACTAGGATAGCCGCTTCTGCCACTCATCCGCTAAAGTTCAAGGATTAACCGTGTGCCCCCAAGAACCGCCAGACTGGGGGTGGCACTCCAACTTTGGGTTAATAAAATTTGTATCAGTTCCGCCGATCGCTGGCTGCTGGGGCTACCCTGTAACCCCAAATAGAAACTAGCAGAGTGGTGGCTATCTTGACCGAGAACCTTCAGTAGATCATCAGCGTAGTGAATCGCTTTTTCCATCTGGGTTTGCAAGCTGGTCCATAAATCCACATTGCGGAGATTGCTCAGGGTTTCGGCCACCACGTCTTGACGGTGTTGAATTAAGATGGTTCGCGGCTGGAGCTCTGGGGGTAAATCCGCAAAGAAAATGGCGGGGCCATAGCCAATGAGATGAACGGTCTCCATCCATTTCGTTTGCGGCAGCAGGAATTGACGGACAATGTGACAGGCAAGGGCAGTGATAATCAACCCTTGGCTATGGGCAACAAGATACAATTCGGCCCCCGCTTGTAATCCCTTGACAATTTCATAGGCCAACCGCAGGGTGGGACGTGGTGCCCCGGCTGGAAAGGCACCGTAGAGATACTGGGCAAAATCCCACCAGCCCAATTTTTGTAGAAAGGATAGGTCGAGGAGTTTCGTGAGGTCAGCGGCACTATTGATATCGAGGGGGCGCTGTTGGATTTGGCTGGGTTGGGCGATCGCTAGAATATCGGCATCGTCGGCAAGATCTTTGCTCACCAGTGGGCCAAGGAGTTTGGCATACTCATGGCGGCGATCTTTGCTGGCATCTGGAGCTGCAGTCTCGGACCAAAAATGGTAGAGTTCTGCCTTAGCGAGGAAACTTTCCAAGAGATCCGCTTGGAAGCCATGGGTTTGATTGTGAATGCCACGAATTTCTAAGGGATAAGTCGCCGTGAGTTCGGCAAGGCGGTTCAAATCCCGCAGTTGCTTGGCAGCATCGCTACCTATCCCATTCACATGGAGTAAACGCCGTCGCACAGGAGCACTCAGGGGTTTCTGGGGCAAAAGAATCGTGCCGTCGAGGGTAGAGGTCATAGGAGATTCAGAAATTCAAATGAGAGACTTTGGCGAAACGCAATCAAAGGCGGCTAAGTTGTGATCATCGTCACAGTCATTCTATCGGGGGATAGGTCATACTAGATAGTGACTCAGTACTATCCGAGTCATCAACAGGGAACACACAACGAGCCGACAGACTGTAGGTCAGTTTGTCGGTTTTTTTTAGATAATTTCAGGCAGGCGCCACAAAAAGATCACGGTTCGTTGAGATGCCGGACTCTATGGCCAACCTCAATGCTGGCAGGGGCAGCAGGGATGCGGTTCCCGAAGTGAGGCAATTCGTCGGATGTTGCAACAATTCCTGCAGCCGACGGAGATGACCTGTCCAACGGTTTGACAACGCCTGAGTGCCCTAGAACAGCAAGTGGCGGCTCTTGAACGCCAACTGTGCCCCCTCAACCCACTATCGAAACCCTGACGATCGCTGAGCTAGAGCGGCTAAACCGCCCACCACTGGTGGCGCTAGCCCAGGATTTGGGCATCTATAGCTATAAGCTGAATAGTCCAGCCTGGCGGCAGGCGATTTGGGCGGCAAAACAAGCGATCTATGGGCAGGGGCAGCAATGATATGCTGACCAAGGTGACTCAACGTTAAGGGAGATGACGAGTTCCTCAGAATCGATAGATCGCTCGCGTTTATGGTGGGCGGCGATTAAACTTCCCCTGTACAGCGTCGCGGTGATGCCCATTTGGTTGGGCACGGCGGTGGCGATCGCCAAGACCGGCAGAGGGCACTGGTGGCCTTTTGGTTTGTTTCTAACGGCGGCCGTGCTGATTTTGGCCTGGCTGAATCTGAGCAATGATGTCTTTGATGCCGAAACGGGGATCGATCGCCACAAGTACCATTCCGTGGTCAATCTTACAGGCAAAAAGCAACTGATCTTTTGGCTGAGCAACCTCTGCCTACTCTTGGGGCTACTGGGGATTGCGGCCATTAGTTGGCTGCAACAGGATGGAACGGTTTTAGGGTTGGTATTGCTCTGCTGTGCCCTAGGCTATAGCTACCAGGGGCCACCCTTTCGTCTGGGGTATTTGGGTTTGGGGGAGCCGATTTGTTTTATCTGCTTTGGTCCCTTGGCGATCGCTGCCGCCTACTATAGCCAAGTGCAAACCTTTAGCGCCAGTATTTGGCCTGTAGCCATCCTCAATGGCCTGACAACAACGCTGATTCTCTTTTGCTCCCACTTTCACCAAGTGGCCGATGATCTGGCCGCCGGCAAACGTTCCCCAGTCGTGCGCCTAGGGACGGCTCGCAGTGCGCAACTGGTCTATGGTGCCTGTGGTCTCTTTTATGGGGTGTTGGTGGCCAGTGTCCTCTGGGGACTGCTGCCGTGGCCAACACTGCTGGCTTTGAGTTCACTGCCCTGGGCAATTTATTTGTGCCAGCGGATGGCACAATTTCACAGTGTGCCTGAGCAGATCAAGAACTCGAAATTTATTGCTGTGCAACTGCATTTTTGGAGTAGCTTGCTCTTGGGATTGGGCTATTTGCTTTGAGCTGGGGGGCGATCGCGATTCAGTGACCACTGGTATTCGACACTGCCGCCGGCTGATTGCCATTCCTCCTCAAACTGCTTTTGCAGCCGCAGGGCTTTGCGCAGATGAATGACAGCACTGTGGAGCTGTTGATAGCCACTGGAGTTGGGGGGGAGGGCGGCTAAGGAAGCCCGTTCCAAAATTTGCAGCACTAGCTCGTAATGAATGTGGGCAGGAACGGGAACCTTATCTGAGGAAGCAGAATAACGAGTCACTAGGGGCAACACCTCCAAGAACTATAACTATCTAGCCTGCTAGCGGCGGCGGGGACGGCGATAGGTCAGCCGCTCGGAGCGATCGCGCTCGTAGGCAATCAGTCGGCCATAGATTTCATCCTTGGTTAAGTTTAACGAAAAAAAGACATGTTGCCGCGGATGACCAAAGCCCTTAGGGGTAAAAAACTTCACTGCCGCGGTATTCGCAGGGTCAGTATCCACCAGCATAAACCGTGCCCCCTCTTCAATCATGGGTTCGATGAGCTTATCCACAAGCTTGTCGGCAATGCCCCGCCGTTGATACTGCGGATGAATCCCTAGCCAGTTCATGTAACCATAGACCCACGGGGCTTTGCTAATCATCTTTACCTCCGAGAGACCCCTTCCTTTAGGGAGGGGAGGGATAGGAGCGATAGTCTGTGACTGCCAAGTATAGTTGTGTTACTCACAGAATAATCGCTATAATTTAAAGCATGCAAAAGGCTTTCAGTTACCGCTTCTACCCAACGACCGAGCAGGAATCCCTGCTTCGGAGAACATTGGGCTGTGTTCGGTTGGTTTATAATCGAGCACTGGCAGCGAGAACAGAAGCCTGGTATGAACGAAAAGAGAGACTTGACTACGTTCAAACCTCTGCCTTGCTTACTCAGTGGAAGAAGCAAGATGACCTTCAGTTTTTGAATGAGGTTAGCTGTGTTCCCTTGCAGCAGGCATTGAGACATCTGCAATCTGCTTTCACTAACTTTTTTGCAGGTCGGGCAAAATATCCCAACTTCAAAAAGAAACGCAATGGCGGTAGCGCAGAATTCACCAAGTCTGCTTTTAGGTGGAAAGACGGAAAAGTATTCTTGGCAAAGTGCAACGAACCGCCGAATATTCTCTGGTCGAGACGGCTTCCAGATGGTGTTGAACCATCCACGGTGACCATCAGGCTTAACCCTGCTGGACAGTGGTACATCAGTCTGAGGTTTGATGACCCCAGAGATTTGACACTGCAGCCCGTCGACCCGTCGGTTGGTTTGGACGTAGGGATGAGCAGTCTCATTACCCTGAGTACAGGGGAAAAGATTGCCAACCCCAAGCACTTTAACCGCTACTACAAACGACTCCGTAAGGCGCAGCGGTCTTTGAGTCGCAAACAAAAAGGCTCTCGCAATTGGGATAAGGCGCGGTTGAAAGTTGCCAAGATTCACCAGAAAATCTCTGATTCCAGAAAAGACCATTTGCACCAGTTGACGACTCGATTGATACGTGAAAACCAAACGATCATAATCGAGTCGTTGGCTGTGAAGAATATGGTCAAGAACCGTCAGCTTGCCCGATCCATCAGTGATGCTGGATGGGGTGAACTGGTACGGCAATTGGAATACAAGGCCCAGTGGTATGGTCGGACACTGGTGAAGATTGACCGATGGTTTCCCAGTTCTAAACGCTGTGGACAGTGTGGTCACATTGTTGAGCGGTTGCCATTGAGCGTCCGAGAATGGGACTGTCCTAAGTGTGGGGCGCACCATGATCGGGATATAAATGCCGCTGGGAATATTTTGGCCGTGGGACACACGGTTACAGTCTGTGGAGCGGGTGTAAGACCTGATAGGCATACGTCTAGAGGGCAACTGCGAAGAAGCAGAAAGTCTCAAAAGTGATTTTGGGAATCCCCCTGCTTTAGCGGGGGGAGGATGTCAATGTGCCCAAGATAAACCCGACCACCTGCGAATCGGCTTCGGCAACCAGACAGTATTCTGGTTCGGTGTTATAGAAACCAATAACCGCCCATTCATCCCAGATGCGATAGAGGGAAGGATACAAATCACTTGTAAAAAGTTCTTCGCCAAAGTGAAACACTGGGGCAAGGTCATCAATCCCCATCTCGCGAATAAAAATGCTAGTGGGTTCAGAGCGCTCTTCTTCTTGGGTGGGAACGATTTCTAAATCAACTAAATTGTGCTCGATGGGATCATCAGCGTGCAAAGACATACAAAGCGGTTATACCGAGTTATTTCTCGCTTAGCCTCTGTTCATTGGCATTAAGGGGACAATTCTAACGCACTTCCACAACGGCCTCTAGGGGATAGCGCACCTTAGGCAAAGTTGCATACTGGTCATCAGCGGCCCGATAGCCAGCTGCACACACAACTACGGCATGGTAGCCTTGGGCAGGGAGGTCGAGAAGGCGGTCGTACTCTTGGGGCAAGAACCCCTCCATAGGACAGGTGTCAATTCCAAGCAGCGCCGCCGTCACCATGAACTGCCCCAAGGCAATATAAACTTGGCGGGCTGACCATTCATCAACATTGAGAGGATACGGGGGCGAGTGCAAGAAGCCCTTGACCAAATCTCCATACCTTTGCAAGTCTTCCATTGAGGTTTGGCGGACTTCCGCTTGCCGTGCAAGGTAGCGATCGACGTCGGCAGCATTCAAATGACTTTTAATGGCAAAGACCACTAAGTGAGAGGCATCCACCACCTGCCGTTGATTCCAAGTGTGCGGCAGCAGGGCTTGGCGCAGTTCTGGGGTTTCAATGACGTAAAACTTCCACGGTTGCAGACCAAAGGAGGAAGGAGCCAGGACTAGGCTTTGTAGAAGTGTTTGCCACAGATGCGCAGGAATTTTGCGATTGGGATCAAACTTTTTCGTCGCATAGCGCCATTGCAGTTGCTGCAAAATCGTTGTTGCTAAAACAGGCGTCTCCGTCATGGGTTACCACCTTTTCCTAAGGGACATCCTCAAGCACAAGCATAGAACAGGCTGAAAACGGCGGCGCTATTAAACAGCCATCTCTCAAGGGCCCAAAGGGTTGACGGCCTAGGGCGAGGACGTCTGCGATAGGCAACAGCCTCCAACCGTGATGGCTCCTTTGGGCTGCTCGGACACTGCCGCTCCTTTTCTCTTCTTTTTGGCATCATAACAAGGGGCTAACTCCAATCAATGTCACCATGGATGGCAGCCATTGCTGATGTCAGTTTTGCGATGAGGTGCTCCAGAGCAAAAGTGCCGACATCTCCCGCCGCACGGGTGCGGATACTCACGGTCTCATGTTCAACTTCCTTAGCACCAATGATACCCATTACAGGAATTTTTTGAGTTTCAGCATTGCGGATTTGTTTACCCAAGCGATCGCCACTGCGATCCACACTGACGCGCACCCCTCGCTCTCGCAGTTGCGCCGCTACCCGTTCGGCATAGGGACGTTGCTCATCCCCCACAGGCAACAGGCGCACTTGCTCCGGTGCGAGCCAAAAGGGAAAATCCCCTGCATACTCCTCAATGAGAATGCCAATGAGCCGCTCCAAGGAGCCAAAGGGGGCACGGTGAATCATCACCGGTCGGCGGCGGGTATTGTCCTCAGCAACATATTCCAAATCGAAGCGCTCAGGCAAATTGTAGTCTACCTGAACCGTTCCCAACTGCCACTCGCGACCGAGGGCATCCTCAAAGATAAAGTCCAGTTTTGGCCCATAGAAGGCGGCTTCACCAATGCCTAAAAAGTGCTCCATACCCAACTGTTCTACGGCTCGCTGAATCGCTGCTTCGGCCTTTGACCACGCCTCATCGGAGCCAATGTATTTATCGGATTTAGGATCGCGAAAGCTCAAGCGGGCCTTGAATTTATTCAGACGCAGACAGCGGAAGACCGTAAGGATGAGGTCAACGACATTCAAAAACTCGGCATCCAACTGCTCTGGGGTGACAAAGAGATGGGAGTCATCCACCGTAAAGCCGCGTACCCGTGTCAGACCCCCCAATTCTCCCGATTGCTCATAGCGATAGACAGTGCCAAATTCCGCCAGCCGCAGCGGTAAGTCGCGATAGGAGCGCAGCTCACTTTTATAGATTTGAATGTGGAAAGGGCAGTTCATCGGCTTGAGGACAAACCCCTGCTCGTGGGCGGCAGCCTCAGCATCTTCGGCCATCAGAGGGAACATATCCTCTTTGTACTTCTGCCAGTGGCCAGAGGTCTTAAACAAATCCACACGGGCAATGTGGGGCGTGACCACCGGTAGATATCCCCGCTTCAGTTGCTCTTTTTTGAGAAAGTCCTCAAGGGTGGAGCGGAGCACCGTTCCTCTGGGGGTCCATAGGGGCAAACCTGGTCCAACGGGATCGGCAAAGATAAACAGGCCTAGTTCTTTACCCACCTTGCGGTGATCGCGGCGGAGCGCTTCTTCTTTGCGACGTTTATACTCCGCCAGTTGTTCGGGGGTTTCCCATGCGGTGCCGTAGATGCGCTGAAGTTGGGCTTTGGTTTCATCACCTCGCCAGTAGGCACCGGCAACACTTTCAAGGGCGATCGCCTTGGGATCAATCTCGCCCGTATTTTCAACGTGGGGCCCTGCACAGAGATCCCACCACTCATCCCCCAAGTGGTAAATCGTAATTGGTTCTTCGAGGTCTTGGAGAATTTCTAGCTTGTAGGGTTCCCCCAGTGCGCGGATGCGACGCTCGGCTTCCTCACGGGTTACTTCCTCACGGATCACCGGCAGCTTGCGCTTAATGATCTTGACCATCTCCTTCTCAATGAGCCTGAGGTCTTTTTCACTGAAGGGCTCTGGGTGGTCAAAATCGTAGTAAAACCCGTTTTCAATCCAAGGGCCAATCGTCACTTGAGCCTTGGGAAACAGCTTCTGCACGGCCATTGCCAAAATATGGGAGGTGGTGTGGCGAATACGCTTTAGCCGCTCTGACTCACTGGTTTTGGGGAGGTGAATAGGGGCAGCAGCAGATTCTGGCATAGGGGGTGATCTATTTAACAAATCTTGAATGAGGGTGAGACTTCTATTGTGACATTGTGCTGCCCTCAAGGGAGGCGATTGGCAGCGAATTTTTTCGGGGCGGGCGGGGGGCGATCGCCGGTGGTCAACTGGAAAAGACAGGGCTATGCTAAGGTTGAAATCACGTGGTGATCATGCCACTGCCGCCCTCTATTCACCATATCTTGTATAGAAATCTCGCGTAGGAATGGAGTGTTTCCGTGAGTAGCCGTAAAGTCGTTGTCATTGATGACAGTAAAGTCATCCGGATGCGCGTCCGTGAAATGTTGCCAGAGGGCGACTATGAGATTCTGGAGGCCAAGGATGGGCGTGAGGGCTTGCAACTGATTGAGCAGTCTGATCCCACCCTGATCATGCTGGATTTTCTGCTGCCGAAGGTGAGCGGCTGGGAAGTCTATCAAGAATTGGAGAAAAATGACCTCCTAGGGGCGATTCCCTTAGTGATTATGTCGGGGCGCAAGGAAGAGGTCACGGAGAAGCTCCAGGAGCCCTTTGAGTGGTTTGAGTTCATTGAGAAGCCCTTTGAAAAAGAACAACTGGAAGCAGCGATTCAAGAGGCCTTTCGCAAAGCCCGTAAGCCCAGACCCGTCAAAGCGGCAGCACCTGCTGAAGGGGCTGCTCCAGTCGCCGTGGATCTCACCCCTGTCTATGACAAATTGGCCGCCCTTGAAGGCGCCATTCAAACCTTGCAGGCACACTCTGTCAATCCCCATGACTTTGCTCAACTCCAAGCAACGGTTGCTCAACTGCAACAGCAACCGGCGGCAACAGGCAGTGGCGGGGAGGAAAATCGCCTCGCCGCTTTGGAAGCTGAAAACCAGCGGTTACACCAGGAGGTGGAGCAACTGAAGCGAGCTGTTCACCAAATTGTGACGGCATTGCGGCGGTTGCAGGGGGGACACTAACTACTGCCACTCAATCTCGCGGCGGCCAGCGAGGGCACGGGCAAGGGTCATTTCATCGGCATAGTCGAGATCACCACCCACGGGTAGGCCAAAGGCAATGCGGGTTACTTTGACAAAGGGACGCAGCAGCTGTCCCACATAGAGCGTGGTGGTTTCCCCTTCGATACTGGGGTTGATGGCCAGGATCACTTCTTCCACCTGCGGTTGGCTGGCGCGCTGAATGAGCGGTTGAATGTGCAGGTGTTCGGGAGTAATGCCCTCTAGGGGTGAAATGAGTCCGCCCAAAACATGGTACTTGCCGTGGTACTCGCGGGTTTTTTCAATGGCAATGACATCGCGGGAATCCGCAACCACGCAAATCGTGTGATTGTCTCGCTGGGGCGAGGCACAGATTTCACACACCGGCTCTGCAGAGAGATGAAAACACACTGAACAAAGTCCCACCTGCTGTTTGGCCTCAAGAAGAGCCTGAGCTAGGGCTTGGATATCCGCTTCAGGACGTTTGATGAGGTGGAGAGCGAGCCGTTGGGCAGTCTTTGGGCCAATCCCCGGCAAGCGCTGCAACTGCTCAATGAGGCGAGCAAGGGGACGGGTATAAACACTACTCATGGGGCAGCTAGGCAGGCACCGCAGCGGCAAGGGGGGCGATCGCGCTCAGGCGTAGTTTTGGATGATCTGCCATTGTTTGTTGCAGATTCCACTCGTTCTTAAACAGTAGAACTGGCCGTCCCCAACTGTCCTTGACGGTAGCGGCATTAAAAATGCGGCCAACCGCTTCAAGGGCTTCCCAACCATCGAGGACCCAACGCGCAACGGTGTAGGGCAGGGGGT is a window of Thermosynechococcus vestitus BP-1 DNA encoding:
- a CDS encoding NAD(P)H-dependent oxidoreductase; this encodes MTETPVLATTILQQLQWRYATKKFDPNRKIPAHLWQTLLQSLVLAPSSFGLQPWKFYVIETPELRQALLPHTWNQRQVVDASHLVVFAIKSHLNAADVDRYLARQAEVRQTSMEDLQRYGDLVKGFLHSPPYPLNVDEWSARQVYIALGQFMVTAALLGIDTCPMEGFLPQEYDRLLDLPAQGYHAVVVCAAGYRAADDQYATLPKVRYPLEAVVEVR
- a CDS encoding response regulator, with the translated sequence MSSRKVVVIDDSKVIRMRVREMLPEGDYEILEAKDGREGLQLIEQSDPTLIMLDFLLPKVSGWEVYQELEKNDLLGAIPLVIMSGRKEEVTEKLQEPFEWFEFIEKPFEKEQLEAAIQEAFRKARKPRPVKAAAPAEGAAPVAVDLTPVYDKLAALEGAIQTLQAHSVNPHDFAQLQATVAQLQQQPAATGSGGEENRLAALEAENQRLHQEVEQLKRAVHQIVTALRRLQGGH
- the thrS gene encoding threonine--tRNA ligase; its protein translation is MPESAAAPIHLPKTSESERLKRIRHTTSHILAMAVQKLFPKAQVTIGPWIENGFYYDFDHPEPFSEKDLRLIEKEMVKIIKRKLPVIREEVTREEAERRIRALGEPYKLEILQDLEEPITIYHLGDEWWDLCAGPHVENTGEIDPKAIALESVAGAYWRGDETKAQLQRIYGTAWETPEQLAEYKRRKEEALRRDHRKVGKELGLFIFADPVGPGLPLWTPRGTVLRSTLEDFLKKEQLKRGYLPVVTPHIARVDLFKTSGHWQKYKEDMFPLMAEDAEAAAHEQGFVLKPMNCPFHIQIYKSELRSYRDLPLRLAEFGTVYRYEQSGELGGLTRVRGFTVDDSHLFVTPEQLDAEFLNVVDLILTVFRCLRLNKFKARLSFRDPKSDKYIGSDEAWSKAEAAIQRAVEQLGMEHFLGIGEAAFYGPKLDFIFEDALGREWQLGTVQVDYNLPERFDLEYVAEDNTRRRPVMIHRAPFGSLERLIGILIEEYAGDFPFWLAPEQVRLLPVGDEQRPYAERVAAQLRERGVRVSVDRSGDRLGKQIRNAETQKIPVMGIIGAKEVEHETVSIRTRAAGDVGTFALEHLIAKLTSAMAAIHGDIDWS
- a CDS encoding RNA-guided endonuclease InsQ/TnpB family protein, with the protein product MQKAFSYRFYPTTEQESLLRRTLGCVRLVYNRALAARTEAWYERKERLDYVQTSALLTQWKKQDDLQFLNEVSCVPLQQALRHLQSAFTNFFAGRAKYPNFKKKRNGGSAEFTKSAFRWKDGKVFLAKCNEPPNILWSRRLPDGVEPSTVTIRLNPAGQWYISLRFDDPRDLTLQPVDPSVGLDVGMSSLITLSTGEKIANPKHFNRYYKRLRKAQRSLSRKQKGSRNWDKARLKVAKIHQKISDSRKDHLHQLTTRLIRENQTIIIESLAVKNMVKNRQLARSISDAGWGELVRQLEYKAQWYGRTLVKIDRWFPSSKRCGQCGHIVERLPLSVREWDCPKCGAHHDRDINAAGNILAVGHTVTVCGAGVRPDRHTSRGQLRRSRKSQK
- the menA gene encoding 2-carboxy-1,4-naphthoquinone phytyltransferase; translated protein: MTSSSESIDRSRLWWAAIKLPLYSVAVMPIWLGTAVAIAKTGRGHWWPFGLFLTAAVLILAWLNLSNDVFDAETGIDRHKYHSVVNLTGKKQLIFWLSNLCLLLGLLGIAAISWLQQDGTVLGLVLLCCALGYSYQGPPFRLGYLGLGEPICFICFGPLAIAAAYYSQVQTFSASIWPVAILNGLTTTLILFCSHFHQVADDLAAGKRSPVVRLGTARSAQLVYGACGLFYGVLVASVLWGLLPWPTLLALSSLPWAIYLCQRMAQFHSVPEQIKNSKFIAVQLHFWSSLLLGLGYLL
- a CDS encoding DUF5340 domain-containing protein, giving the protein MTRYSASSDKVPVPAHIHYELVLQILERASLAALPPNSSGYQQLHSAVIHLRKALRLQKQFEEEWQSAGGSVEYQWSLNRDRPPAQSK
- the recR gene encoding recombination mediator RecR translates to MSSVYTRPLARLIEQLQRLPGIGPKTAQRLALHLIKRPEADIQALAQALLEAKQQVGLCSVCFHLSAEPVCEICASPQRDNHTICVVADSRDVIAIEKTREYHGKYHVLGGLISPLEGITPEHLHIQPLIQRASQPQVEEVILAINPSIEGETTTLYVGQLLRPFVKVTRIAFGLPVGGDLDYADEMTLARALAGRREIEWQ
- a CDS encoding polyribonucleotide nucleotidyltransferase; the protein is MKGLEKIIPLDGRDIKVVLQKFAPQAAGSILISSGETAVLVTANRAAAREGIDFLPLVVDYEERLYAAGRIPGGFLRREGRPPEKAILIGRLIDRPLRPLFPQWLRDDLQVVATTVSLDENAPPDVLAVTGASIAVLLAQIPFNGPMAAVRVGLVGDEFVINPTYKEIERGGLDLVVAGSPDGVVMVEAGANELPEADMIEAIDFAYEVIRDLIQAQRDLLKELGIDIVRAEPPAIDPTLENFIYDRAAEPVKAILKRFEKDKNVRDAALDEVQGAIAQEIAALPEDDPVAVAAAENPKALPTLFKAVTKKLMRQQIIEEGVRVDGRRLDEVRPIWCEVGVLPERVHGSALFNRGLTQVMSVTTLGSPADAQALDDLHPEDSKRYLHHYNFPPYSVGEVKPLRSPGRREIGHGALAERALEPVLPPKEEFPYVIRVVSEVLSSDGSTSMGSVCGSTLSLMDAGVPIRKPVSGAAMGLIKEGNEVRILTDIQGIEDFLGDMDFKVAGTDSGITALQMDMKITGLPVAVIQQAIEQARPARLHILEKMLAVLDKPRPQLPPSAPRLLTLQIPPDMIGLVIGPGGKTVRGISEQYNVKVDISEEGLVTITAPNETNAKQARAAIEGLTRKLNAGDVYLGRVTRIIPIGAFVELLPGKEGMIHISQLAEYRVGKVEDEVKIGDEIVVKIREVDSKGRINLTRLGIHPDEAEAARSNSVV